The following proteins are co-located in the Tripterygium wilfordii isolate XIE 37 chromosome 2, ASM1340144v1, whole genome shotgun sequence genome:
- the LOC120016304 gene encoding kinesin-like protein KIN-14E — protein sequence MKIDLQTSMAQSVRANRSSFSSSHGNDDPPFHSSSNGDDYDSDGSNFVPPTPGTLSMAISAELAGAIPLIDKFQVEGFLRMMQKQIQSSGKRGFFSKKSVGPQIREKFTFEDMLCFQKEPIPTSLLKINSDLVSRAVKLFQIILKYMGIDSSDRVTPGSLDERIELVGKLYKHTLKHAELRDELFAQISKQTRNNPDRQYLIKAWELMYLCASSMPPSKDIGGYLSEYVHNVSHNESADSEIQILASNTLNALKRSVKAGPRNTTPGREEIEALLTGRKLTTIVFFLDETFEEISYDMGTTVADAVEEVAGIIKLSAYSSFSLFECRKIVTGSKSPDPGNEEYIGLDDNKYIGDLLAEFKAAKDRSKGEILHCKLTLKKKLFRESDEAVADPMFVQLSYVQLQHDYILGNYPVGRDDAAQLSALQILVDIGYLSSPETCPDWISLLERFLPRQIAITRAKREWEMDILSRYRSMEHLAKDDARQQFLRILRILPYGNSIFFSVRKIDDPIGLLPGRIILGINKRGVHFFRPVPKEYLHSAELRDVMQFGSSNTAVFFKMRVAGVLHIFQFETKQGEEICVALQTHINDVMLRRYSKARSATGGSVNGYLSNGLKPSNIELYEKRVQDLSKTVEESQKNADQLLEELHDKQKQQAKIQEELDSLKDSLRSEKQTLAEVMRDRDKLQSLCKEKDATLQVSLLEKRSMEARLAKLGNLAQENNAKKEFSGANNQALHKLQDDLKLCAEKVHAAEENTKRLENEKLVLEQKIFRLERKAEEMENLKKNYEQECKALKLRVSELQKMLEGVRQDLVVAESTLTIRNSELETSQNHLKELEELREVKEDIDRKNEQTAAILKMQGAQLAELEALYKEEQVMRKRYFNIIEDMKGKVRVYCRIKPLNEKEIAEKEKDVLTNIDEFTIEHPWKDDLAKQHTYDCVFDGSATQEDVFEDTRYLVQSAVDGYNVCIFAYGQTGSGKTFTIYGSEGNPGLTPRATMELFKILRRDSKKFSFSLKAYMVELYQDTLVDLLSPKNGKRFKLEIKKDSKGMVSVENASVVPISTYEELKNIIQKGSERRHTSGTQMNEESSRSHLVLSIVIESTNLQTQSVARGKLSFVDLAGSERVKKSGSAGSQLKEAQSINKSLSALGDVISALSSGGQHIPYRNHKLTMLMSDSLGGNAKTLMFVNVSPAESNLEETYNSLMYASRVRSIVNDPNKNVSNKEVARLKKLVAYWKEQAGRRGDEEELEEIQEERLAKDRTDGRHSM from the exons ATGAAAATTGATTTGCAGACATCAATGGCGCAGAGTGTACGAGCAAATAGATCTTCGTTCAGCTCCAGCCACGGAAATGACGACCCGCCTTTTCACTCCAGCTCAAATGGCGATGATTATGACAGTGATGGCTCCAATTTTGTTCCACC CACTCCAGGAACTTTGTCAATGGCTATATCTGCAGAACTTGCTGGTGCTATACCTTTGATTGATAAATTCCAG GTAGAGGGATTTTTGAGAATGATGCAGAAACAGATTCAATCTTCTGGAAAACGTGGGTTCTTCTCTAAGAAGTCCGTCGGACCTCAAATTCGGGAAAAGTTCACCTTTGAGGATATGCTGTGTTTCCAAAAG GAGCCAATACCAACTTCATTGCTTAAGATAAATAGTGATCTGGTTAGCCGAGCAGTAAAATTGTTCCAGATAATTTTGAAGTACATGGGCATTGATTCATCAGATCGTGTAACTCCAGGAAGCTTAGATGAGCGGATTGAGCTTGTTGGAAAACTATATAAGCATACTTTGAAGCATGCAGAGCTGCGGGATGAACTCTTTGCTCAGATTTCgaaacaaacaagaaacaatCCTGATAG GCAATACTTAATCAAAGCATGGGAGTTGATGTATTTATGTGCATCCTCAATGCCGCCTAGCAAGGACATTGGTGGATATTTATCCGAGTATGTCCATAATGTGTCACATAACGAAAGTGCCGATTCTGAGATTCAAATCCTTGCATCCAACACATTAAATGCTTTGAAGCGTTCAGTTAAAGCTGGTCCTAGGAATACAACACCTGGGCGTGAGGAAATTGAGGCCCTTCTGACTGGTCGAAAGCTTACAACCATTGTGTTTTTTCTGGATGAAACTTTTGAAGAAATCTCGTATGACATGGGGACTACTGTGGCTGATGCTGTTGAG GAAGTTGCAGGGATAATTAAACTATCAGCATACTCTAGCTTCAGTCTGTTTGAATGTCGTAAAATTGTTACTGGTTCAAAATCACCTGATCCTGGGAATG AGGAGTATATCGGGTTAGATGATAACAAATATATTGGGGATTTGTTGGCGGAATTCAAGGCAGCTAAGGATCGAAGTAAAGGAGAAATTTTGCACTGCAAACTAACATTGAAGAAAAAGCTTTTTCGGGAGTCAGATGAAGCTGTAGCTGAtccaatgtttgtgcaattaTCATATGTTCAA CTACAACATGATTATATATTGGGTAACTATCCAGTTGGTAGAGATGATGCTGCGCAGCTATCGGCATTGCAAATCTTAGTCGATATCGGATATCTTAGCAGCCCTGAGACATGCCC TGATTGGATTTCACTGCTAGAACGATTTTTACCTAGACAAATTGCAATAACTCGAGCAAAGCGGGAATGGGAGATGGATATTCTCTCTCGTTACCGTTCAATG GAGCATCTGGCAAAAGATGATGCAAGACAGCAATTTTTGCGGATATTGAGAATTCTACCATATGGGAATTCTATTTTTTTCAGTGTTCGCAAAATTGATGACCCAATTGGACTTTTGCCTGGGCGAATCATTCTGGGCATTAATAAACGTGGG GTTCACTTTTTCCGTCCAGTTCCAAAGGAATACTTGCATTCAGCCGAGTTAAGAGATGTGATGCAGTTTGGTAGTAGCAATACGGCTGTTTTTTTCAAGATGAGGGTTGCAGGCGTTCTGCATATATTCCAGTTTGAAACCAAGCAG GGAGAAGAAATTTGTGTTGCTCTTCAAACGCACATAAATGATGTCATGTTGCGCCGCTACTCTAAAGCACGATCTGCTACTGGTGGATCAGTGAACGGATATCTTTCTAATGGTTTGAAGCCTTCCAATATCGAATTATACGAGAAGCGTGTACAGGATCTGTCTAAAACTGTTGAGGAATCTCAAAAGAATGCTGATCAA TTATTGGAAGAATTGCATGACAAACAAAAGCAACAAGCAAAAATACAAGAAGAATTGGACAGCTTGAAAGATTCATTGAGGTCTGAGAAGCAAACTCTAGCCGAGGTAATGCGAGATCGTGATAAACTTCAATCATTATGTAAGGAGAAGGATGCAACTCTTCAA GTTTCGTTGTTGGAGAAGAGAAGCATGGAGGCTAGGTTGGCCAAGTTGGGTAATCTAGCTCAAGAGAACAATGCCAAAAAGGAATTTTCTGGGGCAAATAACCAG GCTTTGCACAAGCTCCAAGACGATTTAAAACTTTGCGCTGAAAAAGTTCATGCAGCAGAAGAAAATACTAAAAGACTAGAAAATGAGAAGCTAGTATTGGAACAAAAGATATTTAGGCTTGAAAGGAAAGCTGAAGAG ATGGAAAATCTTAAGAAAAACTATGAGCAAGAATGCAAAGCCTTAAAGCTTCGAGTATCTGAACTTCAAAAGATGTTGGAGGGAGTTAGGCAAGATTTGGTTGTTGCTGAATCAACTCTTACAATTAGGAATTCAGAGTTGGAGACATCTCAAAATCATTTGAAAGAATTAGAGGAATTGAGAGAAGTGAAAGAG GATATTGATAGAAAGAATGAGCAGACTGCTGCCATCTTGAAGATGCAAGGGGCTCAACTTGCTGAGTTAGAAGCGCTCTACAAAGAAGAACAAGTTATGAGGAAAcgatattttaatattattgaaG ATATGAAAGGCAAAGTTAGAGTATATTGTCGTATAAAACCTTTAAATGAGAAAGAAATTGCCGAAAAGGAAAAGGACGTGCTTACAAATATAGATGAGTTTACAATTGAGCATCCGTGGAAAGATGATTTGGCAAAGCAGCATACATACGACTGTGTATTTGATGGTAGCGCTACCCAAGAAGATGTTTTTGAGGATACAAGG TATTTGGTGCAGTCTGCTGTAGATGGGTACAATGTCTGCATATTTGCTTACGGTCAAACAGGTTCTGGAAAGACATTTACAATATATGGATCTGAGGGCAATCCTGGACTCACTCCACGGGCTACAATGGAGCTTTTTAAAATATTGAGGCGGGATAGCAAgaaattctcattttcattAAAG GCGTACATGGTGGAGTTGTATCAAGATACCCTTGTAGATCTTCTTTCACCAAAGAATGGAAAGCGGTTTAAATTGGAGATTAAAAAAGATTCTAAG GGCATGGTATCTGTGGAAAACGCATCCGTTGTACCAATATCAACATATGAGGAATTAAAAAACATTATACAGAAAGGATCTGAACGACGGCATACATCTGGGACGCAGATGAATGAAGAAAGTTCTAGATCTCATTTGGTTCTTTCAATTGTGATTGAAAGTACCAACCTGCAAACTCAGTCTGTTGCCAGGGGGAAG CTGAGTTTTGTGGACCTTGCTGGTTCAGAAAGGGTGAAGAAGTCGGGCTCTGCTGGTTCTCAACTTAAGGAGGCCCAGAGCATCAACAAATCACTTTCAGCACTTGGGGATGTGATTAGTGCTCTGTCTTCCGGTGGTCAACACATTCCTTATAGGAACCACAAGTTGACGATGTTAATGAGTGACTCACTTGGTGGCAATGCCAAGACACTAATGTTCGTGAACGTATCTCCTGCCGAATCAAATTTGGAGGAGACCTACAACTCTCTGAT GTATGCATCAAGAGTCCGGTCAATCGTAAATGATCCAAACAAAAATGTTTCTAATAAAGAGGTAGCTCGTCTGAAAAAACTAGTTGCATATTGGAAGGAACAAGCAGGTAGGAGAGGAGATGAAGAAGAATTGGAAGAGATTCAAGAAGAACGACTAGCAAAAGATAGGACAGATGGACGCCATTCCATGTAA
- the LOC120012245 gene encoding isoeugenol synthase 1-like has translation MACEKSKILVFGATGYLGRYMVKASVSLGHPTYVYVRPIKSKTDTVKLAVHKELESIGVTIFLGELDDHEKLVSALKQVDVVISTLAVPQFLDQLNIIAAAKEAGNIKRFIPSEFGIEVDRVSGVLPPFEALFENKRKIRRAVEAAGIPHTYVSANALAAYFIDYCLHPHDRNRDEVVVYGTGHTKTVLNYEEDVATYTLKAATDPTVENRVIICRPPMNIISQMELITSWEMKTGRTFEKTNVPEEELIKLSETIPFPDNIPAAILHYMFIKGGDQMSFELTENDLEASKLYPDYKYTSVDNLLDICMVNPPVVKRAAFS, from the exons ATGGCTTGTGAGAAGAGCAAGATACTTGTATTTGGTGCCACTGGTTATCTTGGTAGGTACATGGTGAAGGCAAGTGTATCATTGGGTCATCCAACGTATGTTTATGTCCGTCCAATCAAATCGAAAACCGACACGGTCAAGTTAGCCGTTCACAAGGAACTCGAATCCATTGGAGTCACTATCTTCCTG GGAGAGTTAGATGACCATGAGAAGCTCGTTTCCGCGTTGAAACAAGTAGATGTTGTGATTTCCACTCTCGCGGTTCCTCAATTTCTTGACCAACTCAATATAATTGCCGCTGCAAAAGAAGCAGGCAATATAAAG AGATTTATTCCATCAGAATTTGGAATAGAAGTCGATAGAGTAAGCGGGGTACTTCCTCCATTTGAAGCTTTGTtcgaaaacaaaaggaaaatcagAAGAGCAGTGGAGGCAGCAGGAATCCCGCACACTTACGTGTCCGCAAATGCACTCGCTGCATATTTCATTGATTACTGTCTCCATCCACATGACAGAAACCGAGACGAAGTCGTTGTATATGGAACTGGTCATACCAAga CCGTGTTGAATTATGAGGAAGACGTCGCAACATACACATTGAAAGCAGCGACGGATCCAACAGTGGAAAATAGGGTCATAATCTGTAGGCCGCCAATGAACATTATATCTCAAATGGAGCTAATAACTTCATGGGAGATGAAGACTGGTCGCACTTTCGAAAAAACAAATGTTCCAGAAGAAGAGCTGATCAAGCTCTCCGAAA CAATACCTTTCCCAGATAACATTCCTGCGGCAATCTTGCACTACATGTTCATCAAGGGAGGAGACCAAATGAGCTTTGAACTTACTGAGAATGATTTGGAGGCCTCAAAGTTATATCCTGATTACAAGTACACGTCCGTCGATAACCTCCTTGACATTTGCATGGTTAATCCTCCTGTTGTCAAAAGAGCTGcattttcttga
- the LOC119982416 gene encoding isoeugenol synthase 1-like, whose amino-acid sequence MACEKSKILVFGATGYLGSYMVKASVSLGHPTYVYVRPIKSKTDAAKLAVHKELESIGVTIFQGELDDHEKLVSALKQVDVVISTLAVPQYLDQLSIIAAAKEAGNIKRFIPSEFGNEVDRVSGVLPPFEALLENKRKIRRAAEAAGIPHTYVSANAFATYFIDYCLHPHDKNRDEVVVYGTGHTKTVLNYEEDVATYTLKAATDPNVQNRVIIYRPPKNIISQMELISSWEKKTGRTLKKIHVPEEELIRLSETLPFPDNVPVAILHNIFIKGDQMSFELTENDLEASKLYPDHKYTSIDSLLDICVVNPPDAKRAAFA is encoded by the exons ATGGCTTGTGAGAAGAGCAAGATACTTGTATTTGGTGCTACTGGTTATCTTGGCAGCTACATGGTGAAGGCCAGTGTATCATTGGGTCATCCGACCTATGTTTATGTTCGTCCGATCAAATCGAAAACCGACGCGGCCAAGTTAGCCGTTCACAAGGAACTCGAATCCATTGGGGTCACTATCTTCCAG GGAGAGTTAGATGACCACGAGAAGCTCGTTTCCGCTTTGAAACAAGTAGATGTTGTGATCTCCACTCTCGCGGTTCCTCAATATCTTGACCAACTCAGTATAATTGCCGCTGCAAAAGAAGCAGGCAATATAAAG AGATTTATTCCATCTGAATTTGGAAATGAAGTTGATAGAGTAAGCGGGGTACTTCCTCCCTTCGAAGCTTTGCtcgaaaacaaaaggaaaatcagAAGAGCGGCGGAGGCAGCAGGAATCCCGCACACTTATGTGTCCGCAAATGCATTCGCTACATATTTCATTGATTACTGCCTCCACCCACATGACAAAAACCGTGACGAAGTCGTTGTCTATGGAACTGGTCATACCAAGA CCGTGTTGAATTATGAGGAAGATGTCGCAACATACACATTGAAAGCAGCGACGGATCCAAATGTGCAAAACAGGGTCATAATCTATAGGCCGCCAAAGAACATTATTTCTCAAATGGAGCTAATTTCTTCATGGGAGAAAAAGACTGGTCGCACTTTGAAAAAAATCCATGTCCCAGAAGAAGAGTTGATCAGGCTCTCCGAAA CTCTGCCTTTCCCAGATAACGTTCCAGTGGCAATCTTGCACAATATATTCATCAAGGGAGACCAAATGAGCTTCGAACTTACTGAGAATGATTTGGAGGCTTCCAAGTTATATCCTGATCACAAGTACACGTCCATCGATAGCCTCCTCGACATTTGCGTGGTTAATCCTCCTGATGCCAAAAGAGCTGCATTTGCTTGA
- the LOC120006567 gene encoding serine/threonine-protein kinase PBS1-like isoform X2: protein MTVIEVDGAAGGGGGNEGEVVVVGVKLDSASRELLTWSLVKVAQPGDRVTAVHVLDSIAEGPSSLLSLVKTFDSVLSVYEGFCSLKQVELKLKVCRGSKVKKMLVREAKASGAAKVVVGISKIPHTIRSSISVAKYCARKLSSNVSVFAFDSSKVVFQREAVKLSQENWICSPKSDPDSRSKSLEKNCKSSAMAPVLQKNYGIQLCEKSQSDGGQDNSLAIVPFQTGELVSSSYSPESKQGWQLLQHIFLPKPRLAKKSPTKKTSVFQWVLGLPSRYPSSYVHPDQKQNNSDAVEDHTSSLDGENGAIVPVGSEVLRSPVSPSHDLSEIPKELLGLHEKYSSTCRLFSYKELSMATSDFKPENLVGKGGSGYVYRGYLQDGKELAVKILKPSEDVLKEFVSEIEIITQLHHKNIISLFGFCFENNNLALVYDFLSRGSLEENLHGKYKAFCWRERYKVAVGVAEALEYLHNGSAQPVIHRDVKSSNVLLSEDFEPQLSDFGLASWASTSSSLITCTDVAGTFGYLAPEYFMHGKVSDKMDVYAFGVVLLELLSGRKPICDEQPKGQGSLVMWARPILKDSKISRLLDPRLSNSYDYGQIERMVLAASLCIRRSPKSRPQITVVMSR from the exons ATGACTGTTATTGAAGTCGATGGTGCTGCCGGCGGAGGTGGCGGAAATGAAGGGGAGGTTGTGGTGGTCGGGGTGAAGTTGGACTCAGCGAGCAGGGAGCTGCTCACGTGGTCCCTGGTCAAGGTCGCACAGCCTGGTGACCGTGTCACTGCTGTTCACGTTCTCGATTCCATCGCCG AGGGTCCATCGTCGCTGCTCTCTCTGGTGAAGACATTCGATTCAGTGTTGTCTGTCTATGAAGGTTTCTGCAGCTTAAAACAG GTAGAGTTGAAGCTAAAAGTCTGTAGAGGAtcaaaagtaaagaaaatgCTAGTAAGAGAAGCCAAAGCGTCTGGTGCGGCTAAAGTAGTTGTCGGAATTTCTAAGATTCCTCATACGATCCGGTCATCAATCTCTGTTGCAAAGTATTGCGCCAGAAAATTGTCTTCAAATGTCTCTGTTTTCGCTTTTGATAGCAGCAAAGTTGTTTTCCAAAGAGAAGCAG TGAAATTGAGTCAGGAGAACTGGATTTGCTCTCCAAAATCTGATCCAGATAGCAGAAGCAAATCTCTGGAAAAGAACTGCAAAAGTTCTGCGATGGCACCGGTGTTGCAAAAGAATTATGGAATTCAATTGTGTGAGAAGTCACAAAGTGATGGTGGTCAGGATAATTCATTGGCTATAGTACCATTTCAAACAGGTGAGTTGGTTTCAAGTTCATATTCACCTGAGTCGAAGCAAGGTTGGCAGTTGCTTCAACATATATTTTTACCAAAGCCGCGACTGGCAAAGAAATCTCCCACAAAGAAGACGTCTGTGTTTCAGTGGGTACTAGGACTGCCAAGTCGATACCCTTCTTCCTATGTTCACCCGGATCAAAAACAGAATAATTCTGATGCGGTGGAAGATCATACTTCTAGTTTGGATGGGGAGAATGGTGCAATTGTGCCAGTTGGTTCTGAGGTTCTACGGTCTCCTGTATCCCCTTCCCATGACTTAAGTGAAATTCCTAAAGAATTGCTAGGTCTACATGAGAAATACTCATCCACATGTAGATTGTTCAGCTACAAGGAGCTTTCAATGGCAACCTCCGACTTCAAGCCTG AGAACTTGGTTGGTAAAGGCGGTAGTGGTTATGTCTACAGAGGATATCTCCAAGATGGCAAGGAACTGGCAGTAAAAATCTTGAAGCCATCTGAGGATGTATTGAAGGAGTTTGTCTCTGAAATTGAGATCATCACACAATTACACCACAAGAATATAATATCCCTGTTTGGATTTTGTTTTGAGAACAACAATCTAGCCCTGGTCTATGATTTTCTATCAAGAGGAAGCCTAGAGGAGAATCTTCATGGTAAGTACAAAGCATTTTGCTGGAGAGAGAGATATAAAGTGGCAGTGGGTGTTGCTGAGGCACTGGAATATTTACATAATGGCTCTGCCCAACCTGTGATCCACAGAGATGTGAAATCATCTAACGTTCTTTTATCTGAAGATTTCGAGCCTCAG CTTTCAGATTTTGggcttgctagttgggcctcaACTTCGTCATCCCTCATAACTTGCACAGATGTTGCAGGAACTTTTGG TTACCTGGCACCAGAGTATTTCATGCATGGCAAAGTGAGTGACAAAATGGATGTTTATGCGTTCGGTGTTGTACTTCTGGAGCTTCTTTCTGGTAGAAAGCCAATATGTGATGAGCAGCCTAAGGGGCAGGGGAGCCTTGTTATGTGG GCAAGACCTATTCTAAAGGACAGTAAAATTTCCCGACTGCTAGATCCACGTTTAAGCAACAGCTATGATTACGGCCAGATCGAGAGAATGGTGTTAGCTGCTTCCCTTTGCATCAGGCGTTCACCCAAATCCCGCCCTCAAATTACCGTT GTGATGAGCAGGTGA
- the LOC120006567 gene encoding calcium/calmodulin-regulated receptor-like kinase 2 isoform X1 has protein sequence MTVIEVDGAAGGGGGNEGEVVVVGVKLDSASRELLTWSLVKVAQPGDRVTAVHVLDSIAEGPSSLLSLVKTFDSVLSVYEGFCSLKQVELKLKVCRGSKVKKMLVREAKASGAAKVVVGISKIPHTIRSSISVAKYCARKLSSNVSVFAFDSSKVVFQREAVKLSQENWICSPKSDPDSRSKSLEKNCKSSAMAPVLQKNYGIQLCEKSQSDGGQDNSLAIVPFQTGELVSSSYSPESKQGWQLLQHIFLPKPRLAKKSPTKKTSVFQWVLGLPSRYPSSYVHPDQKQNNSDAVEDHTSSLDGENGAIVPVGSEVLRSPVSPSHDLSEIPKELLGLHEKYSSTCRLFSYKELSMATSDFKPENLVGKGGSGYVYRGYLQDGKELAVKILKPSEDVLKEFVSEIEIITQLHHKNIISLFGFCFENNNLALVYDFLSRGSLEENLHGKYKAFCWRERYKVAVGVAEALEYLHNGSAQPVIHRDVKSSNVLLSEDFEPQLSDFGLASWASTSSSLITCTDVAGTFGYLAPEYFMHGKVSDKMDVYAFGVVLLELLSGRKPICDEQPKGQGSLVMWARPILKDSKISRLLDPRLSNSYDYGQIERMVLAASLCIRRSPKSRPQITVVLKLLQGDEQVTNWARQQVSAAEVDEMDEDAVPTNIQSHINLALLELEDDSFSISSNEQSVSLEDYLQGRWCRTSSFT, from the exons ATGACTGTTATTGAAGTCGATGGTGCTGCCGGCGGAGGTGGCGGAAATGAAGGGGAGGTTGTGGTGGTCGGGGTGAAGTTGGACTCAGCGAGCAGGGAGCTGCTCACGTGGTCCCTGGTCAAGGTCGCACAGCCTGGTGACCGTGTCACTGCTGTTCACGTTCTCGATTCCATCGCCG AGGGTCCATCGTCGCTGCTCTCTCTGGTGAAGACATTCGATTCAGTGTTGTCTGTCTATGAAGGTTTCTGCAGCTTAAAACAG GTAGAGTTGAAGCTAAAAGTCTGTAGAGGAtcaaaagtaaagaaaatgCTAGTAAGAGAAGCCAAAGCGTCTGGTGCGGCTAAAGTAGTTGTCGGAATTTCTAAGATTCCTCATACGATCCGGTCATCAATCTCTGTTGCAAAGTATTGCGCCAGAAAATTGTCTTCAAATGTCTCTGTTTTCGCTTTTGATAGCAGCAAAGTTGTTTTCCAAAGAGAAGCAG TGAAATTGAGTCAGGAGAACTGGATTTGCTCTCCAAAATCTGATCCAGATAGCAGAAGCAAATCTCTGGAAAAGAACTGCAAAAGTTCTGCGATGGCACCGGTGTTGCAAAAGAATTATGGAATTCAATTGTGTGAGAAGTCACAAAGTGATGGTGGTCAGGATAATTCATTGGCTATAGTACCATTTCAAACAGGTGAGTTGGTTTCAAGTTCATATTCACCTGAGTCGAAGCAAGGTTGGCAGTTGCTTCAACATATATTTTTACCAAAGCCGCGACTGGCAAAGAAATCTCCCACAAAGAAGACGTCTGTGTTTCAGTGGGTACTAGGACTGCCAAGTCGATACCCTTCTTCCTATGTTCACCCGGATCAAAAACAGAATAATTCTGATGCGGTGGAAGATCATACTTCTAGTTTGGATGGGGAGAATGGTGCAATTGTGCCAGTTGGTTCTGAGGTTCTACGGTCTCCTGTATCCCCTTCCCATGACTTAAGTGAAATTCCTAAAGAATTGCTAGGTCTACATGAGAAATACTCATCCACATGTAGATTGTTCAGCTACAAGGAGCTTTCAATGGCAACCTCCGACTTCAAGCCTG AGAACTTGGTTGGTAAAGGCGGTAGTGGTTATGTCTACAGAGGATATCTCCAAGATGGCAAGGAACTGGCAGTAAAAATCTTGAAGCCATCTGAGGATGTATTGAAGGAGTTTGTCTCTGAAATTGAGATCATCACACAATTACACCACAAGAATATAATATCCCTGTTTGGATTTTGTTTTGAGAACAACAATCTAGCCCTGGTCTATGATTTTCTATCAAGAGGAAGCCTAGAGGAGAATCTTCATGGTAAGTACAAAGCATTTTGCTGGAGAGAGAGATATAAAGTGGCAGTGGGTGTTGCTGAGGCACTGGAATATTTACATAATGGCTCTGCCCAACCTGTGATCCACAGAGATGTGAAATCATCTAACGTTCTTTTATCTGAAGATTTCGAGCCTCAG CTTTCAGATTTTGggcttgctagttgggcctcaACTTCGTCATCCCTCATAACTTGCACAGATGTTGCAGGAACTTTTGG TTACCTGGCACCAGAGTATTTCATGCATGGCAAAGTGAGTGACAAAATGGATGTTTATGCGTTCGGTGTTGTACTTCTGGAGCTTCTTTCTGGTAGAAAGCCAATATGTGATGAGCAGCCTAAGGGGCAGGGGAGCCTTGTTATGTGG GCAAGACCTATTCTAAAGGACAGTAAAATTTCCCGACTGCTAGATCCACGTTTAAGCAACAGCTATGATTACGGCCAGATCGAGAGAATGGTGTTAGCTGCTTCCCTTTGCATCAGGCGTTCACCCAAATCCCGCCCTCAAATTACCGTT GTTTTGAAACTCCTCCAAGGTGATGAGCAGGTGACAAATTGGGCCAGGCAACAAGTAAGTGCAGCTGAAGTTGATGAGATGGATGAAGACGCAGTTCCCACTAACATCCAATCCCATATAAATCTTGCACTGCTAGAGTTAGAGGATGATTCATTCTCTATTAGCAGCAACGAGCAAAGTGTTTCTTTAGAGGATTACCTGCAAGGGCGATGGTGCCGGACGTCGAGTTTTACGTGA